In one window of Desulfonatronospira thiodismutans ASO3-1 DNA:
- a CDS encoding bactofilin family protein, which produces MGKDEINAFMGAGTAYKGKLAFKGTVRVDGEFEGEIDSEGTLIVGQDAVVKGTVRVGQLVLSGALEGDVKALTKVTLYKQANINGTIHTPSLMVEEGAVIRGEINMNGSDEKGQKPEGKKRRVFENRGMG; this is translated from the coding sequence ATGGGTAAGGACGAAATAAATGCTTTTATGGGGGCCGGCACTGCATACAAGGGCAAGCTGGCGTTCAAGGGTACGGTCAGGGTGGACGGGGAGTTCGAGGGTGAGATAGATTCCGAGGGCACGCTCATTGTTGGTCAGGATGCCGTGGTCAAGGGAACCGTAAGGGTCGGGCAGCTGGTGCTCAGCGGTGCCCTGGAAGGGGACGTCAAGGCCCTGACAAAGGTTACCCTTTACAAACAGGCCAATATCAACGGGACCATCCATACTCCTTCCCTCATGGTTGAAGAAGGGGCGGTGATAAGAGGGGAGATAAATATGAACGGTTCTGATGAAAAAGGTCAGAAGCCGGAGGGGAAAAAGAGGAGGGTGTTTGAGAACAGGGGCATGGGTTAA
- the rodA gene encoding rod shape-determining protein RodA, with translation MIDRQLVLHINWYILAMVALLFAAGVLNLYSASAFRMGEGTTLNNFYSRQLVWGGAGFLAMLVVMSFDYRHLKVMSWYIYAVSLILLACVFFWGVSIYGAQRWLHLGFVSFQPSELVKLGALILTAHILSRDEHPLQLKDLLKVLIIIIIPVIMVARQPDLGSALVILFLLAGIVVYQGIDRKLVKALLVLLPMIAPLFWFMLHDYQKTRLLSFLNPAQDPLGSGYHVIQSQIAVGSGGFWGKGFMEGTQSQLRFLPEKHTDFAFSVFSEEWGFLGALILLLVFCVFLYQVLSTSQQAKDRFGSLLCVGVFFYFFLQIMVNMGMVLGMLPVVGIPMPFISYGGTSALVNFIMVGLVLNVSMRRYMFKS, from the coding sequence ATGATCGACAGACAGCTGGTTCTGCATATAAACTGGTATATACTGGCTATGGTGGCTTTGCTTTTCGCCGCCGGGGTTCTCAATCTCTATTCCGCCAGCGCCTTCAGAATGGGCGAGGGAACAACCCTGAACAATTTCTACAGCAGACAGCTTGTATGGGGAGGGGCGGGCTTTCTGGCCATGCTTGTGGTCATGTCCTTCGACTACAGGCACCTCAAGGTCATGTCCTGGTATATTTACGCAGTATCATTGATTCTGCTGGCCTGTGTTTTTTTCTGGGGGGTCTCCATTTACGGTGCCCAGAGGTGGCTGCACCTGGGCTTTGTCAGCTTTCAGCCCAGTGAACTGGTGAAACTCGGTGCCCTGATCCTCACTGCCCATATCCTGTCCAGGGATGAACATCCCCTACAACTCAAGGATCTGCTCAAGGTACTTATCATTATCATCATACCGGTAATAATGGTGGCCAGGCAGCCGGACCTGGGCTCGGCCCTGGTCATACTTTTCCTTCTGGCCGGCATTGTTGTTTATCAGGGCATAGACAGGAAGCTGGTCAAGGCTCTTCTGGTGCTCCTGCCCATGATCGCCCCCCTGTTCTGGTTCATGCTGCACGATTACCAGAAAACCAGACTGCTCAGTTTTTTGAATCCCGCCCAGGATCCTCTGGGCTCGGGCTATCATGTCATTCAGTCCCAGATTGCTGTCGGCTCAGGCGGGTTCTGGGGCAAGGGCTTCATGGAAGGGACCCAGAGCCAGCTCAGGTTTTTGCCTGAAAAACACACAGATTTTGCTTTTTCGGTTTTCAGCGAGGAATGGGGCTTTCTCGGGGCCCTGATACTTCTTCTGGTTTTCTGTGTGTTTTTATACCAGGTGCTGTCAACCTCTCAGCAGGCCAAGGACAGGTTCGGCTCTCTTCTGTGTGTCGGAGTGTTTTTTTATTTTTTTCTGCAGATAATGGTCAATATGGGAATGGTGCTGGGAATGCTGCCGGTGGTGGGCATACCCATGCCCTTTATAAGCTACGGGGGTACCTCGGCCCTGGTTAATTTTATCATGGTGGGACTGGTGCTCAATGTTTCCATGCGTCGCTACATGTTTAAGAGCTGA